The Terriglobales bacterium genome segment GGTCCACGATGTTCAGCGGGATCTCCGGGTCGTAGCACAGGCGAAGCCGGTCGAGAATGTCATCCTGCGTAGGCATCCTGTAATTCTACCGGAAAGGACGCCACGGAGTCGGGAGGCAATCAGCAACCGGACGCCGACTTAGTGGCACGATTGACTCTGTGTCTCTGTGCCTCTGTGGCTAATCTTCCACAATCGCGAATTGCAGTTTGCGCTGGAACCGGTCCACGCGGTCCAGCAGAACACGCACTCGGTCTCCCAGGGAGAACTTCTTCCGCGTACGTTCGCCGATGATCTGGCGCGTGTTCTCGCGAAAGGTGTAGCGGTCTCCGGCAAGGGTGGCGATGGGCACCAGGCCCTCAACGAACATGTCCATCAGCTCGACGAAAAGTCCCCAGCGCGTGACGCTGATGATGAGCGCCTCGAACTCTTCCCCGATGCGGTCCTGCATGAACCTAATCTTCTTCCACTCCATCAGCTCGCGCTCGGCGTCGTCGGCGCGTCGCTCGGACTGGCTGGACTCCTGGGCGATTTCCTCCAGCACCTCCTGTGAGAGGGGAGGCCGCTCGCGTTCCTTCCTGCCGTCGCGCTCCATCACCTCTTTCAAGATGCGATGGACAATCAAGTCCGGGTAGCGGCGGATGGGCGACGTGAAGTGCGTGTAGGTCTCCGAGGCCAGTGCAAAGTGCCCTGCGTTTTCCTCCGAGTAGCGCGCCTGCTTCAGTGAGCGCAGCATCAGGTACGACAGGATGCGCTCTTCGGGTTTGCCGGCGATGCGTTCGGTCAGCTTCTGGTACATGCGCGGGGTCACGCGCACCTCGCGCGGCACCTCGATGGCGCGCGGCCTCTGCCCGGTGCCGTGGCGAGCGCGCCGCTCGCCGCGCATCTCCAGGCGCTGGATGGGTAGCGGGCCGACGCCGAGCGAATGCCCGAAGGTGGCTGCGATGGTCTCAAACTCGTAGACTTTCTTCGCGTCCGGCTTTTCGTGGATGCGGTAGAGCGAGGGCACGCCGCGCTTTTCCAGGTGTTGGGCCACGCACTCGTTCGCAGCCAGCATGAATTCCTCGATGATGCGGTGGGCGATATTGCGCTCCGACTTCAGGATGGCGCGCATCAGCCCGAACTCGTCGAACTCGATGACCGGCTCGGGCAGGTCGAAGTCGATGGCCCCGCGGCGCACCCGTTTGCGGTTCAGGATCATCGCCAGCTCGCGCATGGCTTCGAAGCTTTCGACCAGCGGCGCGTAGCGCCGGCATAGTCCCGGGTCGCCTTCCAGCACCAGGTTGACGTCGGTGTAGGTCATGCGCTCGGCGGAACGGATGACGCCCTCATGCAGCTCGTAGCGGGTGACGTCCCCGGAGCGGTCGATCTCCATCACGCAGCTCAGCACCAGGCGCTCCACCTGCGGGCGCAGGCTGCACAGGTCGGTGGAAAGCTCCACCGGCAGCATGGGGACGGCGCGGTCCGGAAAGTACACCGACGTGCCGCGCAGCCGCGCTTCGGCGTCCAGCGCCGACCCGGGGCGCACGTAGTGGGCCACGTCGGCGATGTGCACCTGCAGCTCGAAACGCCCATGCGCGAGCCGCCTTACGTGCACCGCGTCATCGAAATCCCGTGCCGTCTCGCCATCGATGGTCACGATGGACAGGTCGCGGTAGTCATGCCGCTGACGCAGCTCGCTCGCCGGGTGAACGTCCTCAAACGATTGCGCCTCCTCCATCACTTCCGCCGGGAAACGATGCGGCAGGTGGTATTTGCGGATGATGATCTCCACGTCCACACCGAAATCATCCTCATTGCCGAGCACCTCGACGACGCGCCCGCGCGCATGCTGGGTCCCGGAGGGCCAATCCGTGATTTCGACATCCACCACCACGCCTTCCAGATCCTCGAACTCCGCGCGATGCCTCGCCTCGGCCCCGAGCACACGATGCGGCGTCTGCTCCGCCCGACGCCGCGCTTCTTTTGTGCCCTTCGTGTCTCCCCTTGTGTCCTTTGCGGCCTGCTTTTCCTGGGGCCACTCGAGGCCATGTGGAATCACGATCTCTTGCGTGATCTTCTCGTCGATAGGCGTGACATAGTTGTAGCGCGAGCCGTAATGAAACGTTCCCACCACGGTGGGATGCGCGCGCCCCACCACGCCCAGGATGCGCCCCTCGGCGCGTCCCGGCGCCCTGCGTTCGGCAAGCTGCACGCGCACCCGGTCTCCGTGCATGGCCGAACCGAGGGCATGGGGCGGGATGTAGATGTCGCCTTCGATCGAGTCGCGCACCGTTTCTTCTTCCGGGATCACGAAGCCGTAGCCATCGCGATGCATGGTGAGCCGCCCCAGTACGACGTTCTTTCCCACCGCCGCGGGCAGTGCGTAGCGTTCGCGCTCAACCTGGGTGAGTTCGCCGCGCGCCACCAGCTTTTCCAGCCGCGCACGGAATTCGCGTCTCTCTTCTCCGCTCACGCCCAGTTCGCGCAGCAGTTGCTTGAGGGTGGCGGTGCGCTTGGGTTGCCGCTCGATGTGGCGCAGCAGTGTGGCGTCGGAGATCATGGCCGACGCCGCAGCCAGGTGAGAATCTGCGAGCGCGTGAGCCACAGTCCGGCGGCCACCGCGCCCGCCCAGGTCACAGTGATCAGCGCCAGCGCCTTGAGGTCGGCACGGTGGCTGCCGTCGATCGCAATCATGCGAGCGACGCCCGAGGCTGCCGCCCACGCCACCAGCGCCGTGGCCGCGGCCTTGGCCACTTCGACCCACGGCAACTCCGCAAGGGGCACGAGTCTTCGGCGGCTCAGCAAGACGGCCAGCACCACCGTGTGAGCCAGAATGCCGACGCCCGAGGCCATCGCCAGCCCGACCACATCGCGTGCATCGAACAACCACGCATAGACGGGCAGCGACAGCAGCGTGACCACGGTGCCCGCGACCATGGGCGTCATGGTGTCGCCGGCCGCGTAAAAAGCGCGTGCGTACAGGCCCTGCGCCGCCCAGAACGCCAGGGACAGTGAGAACCAGAAGAAGTAGGCGGCGGTCTCGGTGGAATCGGAGAACTGGAAGCGCCCCCGGCGGTACACCAGGTCCACTGCCGGCAGGGCCGCCGCTGCCATCCAGGCGGTGGCCAGCAGCGCCACCGCGCTCACGCGTCCCACGGCCTTGTTGATGGCGGCGGCGAAGTCGCCGAACCGCTTCTCCCCGTAGAGGCCGGCGAAGAAGGGCAACGTGGCCTGGGCTGTGGCCTGCCCCAGCACGGCGATCGGCACCGCGAACAATCGCTTGGCGTAGTTCAGCCGGGTGATGTCGCCCACGCTGCCGGAAGCGAAGAAGCGCAGGATCCATTCATCGGCTGCGACCAGGGTCACACCCAGCATCAGCGGGATGGACTTGCGCAGCCATTCCAGGAACACCGGGTCGCGCACCGCGAAGGAAGCCCGATAGCTGACGCCGGCGCGCGCGGCGCCCAGCACGTTCACCAGGAAGGGCCCGGCGATGCATCCCGCCAGCGCACCGACGGCGAGGGAAGCCACGCCCAGCCGCGACCCCAGCAGCACGCCGCCCAGAATGATGCCCACGTTGTAGAGCAACGGTCCCAGCGCCGGAAACAGGAAGTATCGGCGCGACATCAGCACCGCCGAAACGATCGCCCCGGCATAGAAAAAGATCTGCGCCGGCAGCAGCACGCGCGTGAGGGAAACGCACAGGTCCAGTTGTTCCTCGGTGAACTTGGGGAAGATGACGCGCTCGATAGGCCGCGCGAACACCGCGCCGACCACCACGCCCACGGTCAGCACCGCGGTCATCACCGTGAGGATGATGGAAAACGCCCGCTGCGCGTCTTCCTCCCGCTTTTCGGCGCAGTAGCGCGTGTAGATGGCGATGAAGGTGATGGAGGCGGCGCCGCCCGCCGCCAGGTAGTTAAGCCAGTCGGGCAGCGTAAAGGCGGCCACATAGGCGTCGGTTTCCGGTCCGGCGCCGAAGGCATAGGCGATATAGGCTTCGCGCAGGTAGCCGATCACGCGCGACACCATGACCGCACCCGCCAGCAGCAGCGTGGCGGAGAACGCAGTGTGTGCGTGCAGCGGATCGGTCAGCCGCGACGCCCAATTCCCGGGCCCCGGCGGGTTGGGCGGCGGCGTGTCGGCGGTCGGGACCTCTTTCATCTGTGCGCGATTCTACCGCCTCTGCGCCGCCTCGCAGCGCCGGGGGAACAAGGATAGCCACAGGCTGCGCTCTTCCGGTAACCTGTTGCGCCCATGAAACTCGGCTTCCTGGTCGCACTGCTCACGCTCGCACCGCTTGCTTCCGCGCAACATCTGGTCAAACAAGAGGTCTTCGACGCCATCGCCGCCGAGTACTCCGGCGAGGGCGCGCAGGAGAACACTCGCAACATCATCCAGTACCACCGCATCCAGGGTTCGCCCATGATGGCCGAAGTGGCGGAGAAGGTAGTGCTCGCCCGTCTGAAGTCCTACGGCATTGAGGCGCGCCTGGAACAGTTCCCGTCCGACGGCAAGACCAGGTACGCCACCATGACCTCACCCATGGCCTGGGACATGCGCGGCGGCGAACTCTGGGTGACTGGCGGCGCCAAAGCCGGCTTCCAGGCTTATCGCCTTTGCCGCTACAGCGACGTGCCCATGTGTGTCTCCACGTACTCCAAGGGCGGAGAGTGGGAAGGCGAACTGGTGGATGTGGGCCAAGGCACTGAGACCAAGCACTACCAGGACAAAGACCTGCGCGGCAAAGTCGCGCTGGCCTACGGCTATGCCGCCGACGTCGTCCGCCAGGCGGTGCTGAAGCACGGCGCGGTGGGTGTGGTGATCTATCCCGATCCGCTCGATCGGCCCGGCCATTCCGACATGGTGCACTACAACGGCATCTGGCCGCGCGCCGAGGAGCTGGAGACGACCCGCGGCGGCTTCCAGATCTCCGTCAACCAGTACAACGAACTTAAGAAGCTGATGGAGGCAGGCCCGGTGCGCGTGCGCGGCAAGATCGACGCCACGCTGGGCGCGGGAAACCTGACGCTGGTGCACGCCTGGATCCGCGGCGCCGAGGAACCGGAACGCGAAATCATTCTCACGGCACACCTCGACCATCCCAAATGGAGCGCCAACGACAATGCCTCGGGCTCCGGCGCCATCCTGGAGATGGCCCGCGCTCTGCACGCCCTCATCGCATCCGGCAAGCTGCCACGGCCCAAGCTGACGCTTCATTTTATGTGGATTCCGGAGCATTTCGGCACGCATGCCTATCTGGACAATCATCCTGAAGCGCGCAAGTGCCGCACGTGGAAGTCTGCGCGTCCCGCCGACGCCAAGGTCGCGCCCGAGCCCTGCATCCTGGCCAACCTCAACCTGGACATGGTGGGCGAGGATACGGTGAAGACCGACTCGCGCCTCTCCATCACTCGAAGTCCGGATTCCGTGCCTTCGTTCCTCGACGCGCTGCTGGCCGATGTCCTGCAGCAGACGCGCGAAGCGAAACTCTTTGCTCCCACCGGAACTCGCCACCAGTGGCCCGCAAGTCAGGACCCCATCAGTTTGGGCAGCGATCACGAGAACTTCCTCAGCCTTGGAATTCCCGCCGCCATGTTTGTCCACGAAGGCGACTGGACGCACCATACCAGCGAAGACACCATCGACAAGACCGACGCCAGTGAGTTCCGCCGCACCGGTGTGCTCGCCTCCGCCGCGGCCTACTGGCTGTCTTCGGCGAGTGAAGCGGACTGGGACCGTCTCCTGCGGTTGATGAAGACGGACCAGCTTCGCGAACGCCTGCGCCGCATCGCGAGCGATATTCCGCACGGTGATTCACCCGCTGCGCAACGCCGCCTGCAGCTGAACCAGGCCATCGCCACCCGTCTGGCGGCGGAACTCGGCCAGGGAGCCGAGGGTGTTGAGCAACTCCGCGCGCCGATGATGGAGGAGCAGGCGCCTTCCACTTCGTCGCATCTGGCGTCGGGACCAAAGAAACTCACGCGCCTGCCATTGGCTGGCGATGTTTTCAATGACCTTTCCGCCGACGACCGCGCTTGGTGGGACCAGCAGGAGGCTCGCTTCGTGGCTGAGCGCGCTGATGCCGCCGGCGCGCCCGACCTCGGCATGCTGGTTTGGGAGACGCTCAACTTCATGGACGGACGGCGCTCTGCCGCTGAGATTGCCGACCTGCTCTCCGCCGAGTTCCTGGTGGAGGTGGATCAGGCGTGGGTGGAGAGGCTGATCCGCATCCT includes the following:
- a CDS encoding RNB domain-containing ribonuclease, producing MISDATLLRHIERQPKRTATLKQLLRELGVSGEERREFRARLEKLVARGELTQVERERYALPAAVGKNVVLGRLTMHRDGYGFVIPEEETVRDSIEGDIYIPPHALGSAMHGDRVRVQLAERRAPGRAEGRILGVVGRAHPTVVGTFHYGSRYNYVTPIDEKITQEIVIPHGLEWPQEKQAAKDTRGDTKGTKEARRRAEQTPHRVLGAEARHRAEFEDLEGVVVDVEITDWPSGTQHARGRVVEVLGNEDDFGVDVEIIIRKYHLPHRFPAEVMEEAQSFEDVHPASELRQRHDYRDLSIVTIDGETARDFDDAVHVRRLAHGRFELQVHIADVAHYVRPGSALDAEARLRGTSVYFPDRAVPMLPVELSTDLCSLRPQVERLVLSCVMEIDRSGDVTRYELHEGVIRSAERMTYTDVNLVLEGDPGLCRRYAPLVESFEAMRELAMILNRKRVRRGAIDFDLPEPVIEFDEFGLMRAILKSERNIAHRIIEEFMLAANECVAQHLEKRGVPSLYRIHEKPDAKKVYEFETIAATFGHSLGVGPLPIQRLEMRGERRARHGTGQRPRAIEVPREVRVTPRMYQKLTERIAGKPEERILSYLMLRSLKQARYSEENAGHFALASETYTHFTSPIRRYPDLIVHRILKEVMERDGRKERERPPLSQEVLEEIAQESSQSERRADDAERELMEWKKIRFMQDRIGEEFEALIISVTRWGLFVELMDMFVEGLVPIATLAGDRYTFRENTRQIIGERTRKKFSLGDRVRVLLDRVDRFQRKLQFAIVED
- the murJ gene encoding murein biosynthesis integral membrane protein MurJ codes for the protein MKEVPTADTPPPNPPGPGNWASRLTDPLHAHTAFSATLLLAGAVMVSRVIGYLREAYIAYAFGAGPETDAYVAAFTLPDWLNYLAAGGAASITFIAIYTRYCAEKREEDAQRAFSIILTVMTAVLTVGVVVGAVFARPIERVIFPKFTEEQLDLCVSLTRVLLPAQIFFYAGAIVSAVLMSRRYFLFPALGPLLYNVGIILGGVLLGSRLGVASLAVGALAGCIAGPFLVNVLGAARAGVSYRASFAVRDPVFLEWLRKSIPLMLGVTLVAADEWILRFFASGSVGDITRLNYAKRLFAVPIAVLGQATAQATLPFFAGLYGEKRFGDFAAAINKAVGRVSAVALLATAWMAAAALPAVDLVYRRGRFQFSDSTETAAYFFWFSLSLAFWAAQGLYARAFYAAGDTMTPMVAGTVVTLLSLPVYAWLFDARDVVGLAMASGVGILAHTVVLAVLLSRRRLVPLAELPWVEVAKAAATALVAWAAASGVARMIAIDGSHRADLKALALITVTWAGAVAAGLWLTRSQILTWLRRRP
- a CDS encoding DUF4910 domain-containing protein; the protein is MKLGFLVALLTLAPLASAQHLVKQEVFDAIAAEYSGEGAQENTRNIIQYHRIQGSPMMAEVAEKVVLARLKSYGIEARLEQFPSDGKTRYATMTSPMAWDMRGGELWVTGGAKAGFQAYRLCRYSDVPMCVSTYSKGGEWEGELVDVGQGTETKHYQDKDLRGKVALAYGYAADVVRQAVLKHGAVGVVIYPDPLDRPGHSDMVHYNGIWPRAEELETTRGGFQISVNQYNELKKLMEAGPVRVRGKIDATLGAGNLTLVHAWIRGAEEPEREIILTAHLDHPKWSANDNASGSGAILEMARALHALIASGKLPRPKLTLHFMWIPEHFGTHAYLDNHPEARKCRTWKSARPADAKVAPEPCILANLNLDMVGEDTVKTDSRLSITRSPDSVPSFLDALLADVLQQTREAKLFAPTGTRHQWPASQDPISLGSDHENFLSLGIPAAMFVHEGDWTHHTSEDTIDKTDASEFRRTGVLASAAAYWLSSASEADWDRLLRLMKTDQLRERLRRIASDIPHGDSPAAQRRLQLNQAIATRLAAELGQGAEGVEQLRAPMMEEQAPSTSSHLASGPKKLTRLPLAGDVFNDLSADDRAWWDQQEARFVAERADAAGAPDLGMLVWETLNFMDGRRSAAEIADLLSAEFLVEVDQAWVERLIRILLAKNLAGTPSKY